A region of the Arctopsyche grandis isolate Sample6627 chromosome 10, ASM5162203v2, whole genome shotgun sequence genome:
TGCCCGCAGCCGTCTTCTAtagaagctttgggcgacaagtctgtagcgcggctgtgttccatagaatttctgaactttgcacgggattttgaaccttatatgcgcctatttcaactgttttaaggttcaaaatttgGTTGAacatattactgagagttgaatgccatccatttaattttcttaagatgaatatataccagtcaaaattagttttttgtggaaccatactgaaacctcgtttatgtgacgtcaggtctgttgaacaatggcgacgatacgtctcaattgtatgaagaatgattatttgacaattaagccaaaactacgagatatattatgtattttattgtttaaaataatactttgtgttaattaacatatctggttatttgagtaaatattaaaatctttatttaaggtcgaaaactcgattgccaaattcgcgaaaaaggtgccgtgTACAgtgcttgttcgctatatttattgccgcggccAAAGGGTTAAGTTCATTTCTCTGAACATCGCGATTTTCTTTTCCGTGGTTTTCAAGTCATATGATAAACTACAATCACAGAAAATTGCttgtgaaatattataatatatgacgAAACCAGTTTTGTATCagttatttttatcaatttatcatcAATCGATCCCTTGTGATGAAATCTTTACCCAacgacaatttaaaaaataaaactgtgtAACGAGGAAAACAGAATGATAAACATAGCAAGAATTTAAAGAGAAACAATAATCTATAGtggaaaaataagatttttttcttcataatctTGTTACTAATGAAATTAAATCACTAAATCAAAAACATCTGACGATACTTTGAATGTTATTTTTACAATAGTCTATCAATGACGATGGCAATGTGGGATAAGAAGTTTGttgtttgcaatgtttaattcatatacataatcaGTGGTGAGATTTTAAGTAGAGGACAAAGTATCTTCAAACGTTTAGATTTATATCGAACTTTTTCAAGCTCCGGCTATCAcaaatattatgtatgcatttgaATTCAATTGTAAGGCACATGTTGTACGGATCTACCTCACGGGATCTACCAACAACAAAGAGAATTCcatggcacgccactgatatgtgcgtctacctcacggcaccgaaagtgaaaaggtcaaaaaagcaaatatcggaaggcaaagattgaaaaacgaaagatcttaagtcgaaagatcaaaaaaaagggtgcatggtaaactgtactatgtatatataatatatatcagtagcatgcggtgaaattatctctctttttgtcatacagccttgtttaatgtgcgcgcgcaggatacgggaggaaaagcctgttcctcttgttcctgttgtatcctgctcgcgcaaattaagtgaggatgtacgacagggggagagagagacttttaccgcacgccactgatatatatactaaccgttttttatatatatgcatgataaacgaatattttcgactttttcacggtcacccatgttgtacatatgtatattatgaatgattcaaataaaagaatataaAGCAAAAGTTGATAAACCGTTAAGTTCACTAAAAATATCAGTATGTTTTACAGagttttaatgaattaattttgatataaaattctTGAATCGATAATAATACAATTCAAGCGATTAACATATTACAGTTAGTAAATGggtattttcttaaaaaattatgacatacaaaatattatatatgatggcAATTAAGTATTTTCCAAAAACCCTGTTAGTAATTAAAATAGTGAAAGATATgatattacttaaaatattacatcaattttagcTATATAATTGTTAATgagaattttatcattaaacaaTCTAACTCATTTATAAAATCATTCGCTATTGTTCATTTTAAAACAGtttgttaatattttcaatttttttataaatacttttgagatcaaaattttgcaaatttcTACGTGAGATTTCAATCACTAtactattcaaaatattgttaatAGTTTTGAGATCTCTTAAAATGTGAATCTTTCTAAATGTCGGCTGACCGAAAGACACACTTATTCCTGTTTCAATTGAATGCAATCTTTTGTCAGCTATATGCTGAATGAAATTCGCAAAGTCATCAATGTTCATTCCAAATAGAGCTTGAAGCATAAGCTGACAGTGTTCAGACCATCCGTCGGTACTgttaaattctttaatttcatccTCGACTGAGTGCAGATTATCTATTAACGATCTCCACATAAATTCAATGTTGCAACGGTTCACCCAATTATGATTGATCGATATTGTGTCTTCTTCGTTGAAAACTTGATGATACCACCCAGACGGAACAAATATTCCTTCTCCGGTATTTTGTATGACTTCATAATATAAAACGTTattgtttaaatgtttttgaatatcAGAAGGAAAATTTCCAAAGGAATCTAGAAATTGTTTCTCTTCTCCTGGTGGAAATAGGAGCCATCTTTTTTTACCAACTACATTTGCTGACCAGCTGAACGACTTAAAAACATCAGCATGGAATGGTGTcctgaaacaaaataaattttgttcaaaatgaaatatgtgGAAGATGCAATTTTCATTTGATATTGTTTACATACCAAGATCCTTTAGGTCCCATATAAACGAACATATAATCATCAATTTCCCTATCTAACGAATATTCATTTAACCAGTCGGATGTAAAATATTCAGGAACTGAATAAAATGGATCACAGGGTCGTTGTTTCCTCAAATGCCAATCTTTGAGATATGAAACAAGGGACAATCCTTTTTCTTCGTTCCGATTTTCCCAGTAGTTTATAAATTCGCTGAATAGCATTGTTCTCTTACAACAATTTTGATCGCCGTCAAAATTGCAATCTACCACTGGAACTAATGCATCGCCATAAATAACATTGAGATTTTTGAAATTAGGTTCATTTTTACATTGATCGACCCATTCCGAATTGGCCGGCCAATTTTTCGTTACGTCGGAAATAATACATGGTTTGTTGCTTTGTATATATTCGTTGAAAAATtctgaatatgataatgaatcCATTTTAATTCTAGGGATTTGTAAATCGCTCCATTCTTTTTTGATTTCAG
Encoded here:
- the JMJD4 gene encoding jumonji domain containing 4 produces the protein MTNSDKNDNNETEIKKEWSDLQIPRIKMDSLSYSEFFNEYIQSNKPCIISDVTKNWPANSEWVDQCKNEPNFKNLNVIYGDALVPVVDCNFDGDQNCCKRTMLFSEFINYWENRNEEKGLSLVSYLKDWHLRKQRPCDPFYSVPEYFTSDWLNEYSLDREIDDYMFVYMGPKGSWTPFHADVFKSFSWSANVVGKKRWLLFPPGEEKQFLDSFGNFPSDIQKHLNNNVLYYEVIQNTGEGIFVPSGWYHQVFNEEDTISINHNWVNRCNIEFMWRSLIDNLHSVEDEIKEFNSTDGWSEHCQLMLQALFGMNIDDFANFIQHIADKRLHSIETGISVSFGQPTFRKIHILRDLKTINNILNSIVIEISRRNLQNFDLKSIYKKIENINKLF